Proteins from one Oryza sativa Japonica Group chromosome 12, ASM3414082v1 genomic window:
- the LOC136354786 gene encoding uncharacterized protein — protein MAGSLHPSAAGDDAAAEARRAALARAEEAEAEAVAAAIERDAATARVRAALERAAAAPEDAEEDASSLSDGSRPSVHAAMVLQEAAAVLNLHAQAVAVQNIRSLVHVILDVNSGNFARWREQFLLKLGKYSLQGHVLHDDCPLNSPDWERMDCVVRSWLYGTLSDNLLDIIRHRGDQGVTARTIWLAIESQFLGNREARALILDAKLRTFVQGDLSVTDYCKLLKTTAYNLADLGEPVSDRSLVLNLIRGLNERFASVGRHLRRGRPFPSFLEACDELILEELTMGSLTLSPPTALVAGTGGGFSSSRPAYQQPSGHPTNKGGGLGGKDSGRGARGKGGKGSNRSSKGGGSGTSAPPNQGASGPCGTPRNSRTRISKLNMY, from the coding sequence ATGGCCGGCTCCCTCCATCCCTCTGCAGCTGGCGACGACGCCGCAGCCGaagcccgccgcgccgccctcgcccgcgcggaggaggccgaggctgaGGCCGTTGCCGCGGCCATCGAGCGCGACGCTGCTACCGCGCGCGTCCGCGCCGCCCtggagcgcgccgccgctgcgccggaaGACGCAGAAGAGGACGCGTCTTCCCTCTCCGATGGCTCTCGACCTTCCGTCCACGCGGCCATGGTTCTTCAGGAGGCTGCCGCTGTTCTGAACCTCCACGCCCAAGCTGTGGCCGTCCAGAATATCCGCAGCCTTGTCCACGTCATCCTCGACGTCAACTCCGGCAACTTCGCTCGGTGGCGCGAGCAATTCCTGCTCAAGCTGGGCAAGTATTCTCTTCAAGGTCATGTCCTTCACGACGATTGTCCCCTGAACTCGCCTGACTGGGAGCGCATGGACTGCGTCGTCCGTTCTTGGCTCTACGGCACCCTCTCCGACAACCTCCTCGACATCATCCGGCATCGCGGCGACCAAGGTGTCACTGCCCGCACCATCTGGCTTGCCATCGAGAGCCAATTTCTCGGCAACCGAGAGGCGCGGGCCCTCATCCTCGATGCCAAACTCCGTACGTTCGTCCAAGGGGACCTCTCTGTCACCGACTACTGCAAGCTTCTCAAGACCACTGCCTACAACCTCGCTGATCTTGGTGAACCAGTCAGCGACCGCTCCCTCGTCCTCAACCTCATCCGAGGATTGAACGAGCGGTTTGCCTCCGTTGGTCGCCATCTCCGACGTGGCCGTCCCTTCCCTTCCTTCTTGGAGGCCTGCGATGAGCTCATCCTCGAGGAACTTACCATGGGGTCCCTGACCCTGTCTCCCCCTACAGCTCTCGTCGCCGGCACAGGTGGCGGCTTCTCATCCTCCCGCCCCGCCTACCAGCAACCCTCCGGGCATCCCACTAACAAAGGGGGCGGTCTTGGTGGCAAAGACAGCGGTCGCGGCGCTCGCGGCAAAGGCGGCAAAGGAAGCAACAGGAGCAGCAAAGGCGGTGGCTCGGGCACGTCTGCTCCACCCAACCAGGGGGCGAGCGGGCCTTGTggcacgcccagaaattcacgaaccagaatttctaagctgaatatgtattaa
- the LOC4352675 gene encoding uncharacterized protein, with translation MHLSLWKPLSHCAAVLLAKNHRRRGGGGGSNGHRGDDPASFLRQLRDALDAASEDGSLCPPPDAAGAGADADADAAVSRSRSLARLRAQRDFLRATALAAAGGPFRSPSDIPLLPAAIAGFLAMYPDYATTSDVDRLRVEHYSHLDAAAPGGGAGGRVCLDYCGFGLFDSGWDSSSSSFTLSELNANLSNHALYGGAEAGTVENDIKERILEYLNVPASEYALVFTVSRGSAFRLLAECYPFETNRRLLTMFDHESQSVSWMAQSARAKGAKTRTAWFRWPTLKLCSTELRKEIVGKRRGRRRDSAVGLFVFPAQSRVTGAKYSYQWMALAQQNGWHVMLDAGALGPKDMDSLGLSLFRPDFIITSFYRVFGADPTGFGCLLIKKSVIGSLQGRNGCNASGMVRIVPVFPQYLSDSVDGFDAMDGLEDDSGVHKDEKPASDARNGSQLPAFSGVYTSAQVREAFESDPGRDSSSDRDGASTIFEETESISVGEVMRSPAFSEDCSSENSFWVDVGQSPLGSEKGGHFKKGKLGSPLPSSWFAGRKSNKRMSPNLTSRISRSPLYDGQVISFDAAVLSVSHDADCLKEDPEEEIYENGRRNHFRQVSEIQEEPEVEEVVCQHAMNGGGDHKESAIRRETEGEFRLLGGRDGNSRFAGGRLFGVEEIDAGLSMGRRVSFSTEANIIADRLHRASDAAEASGYAFRDDDGCVSDGYDNAQDWGRREPEIICRHIDHVDMMGLNRTTLRLRYLINWLVTSLLQLRLPGSKGGDGDPLVHIYGPKIKYERGAAVAFNVKQSDGTFVNAEVVQKIAEKNGISLGIGFLSHIKVDLNHKQLNGAFDIPEASFYKNGRKDSKKVTIRVEVVTASLGFLTNFEDVYNMWAFVAKFLDPSFLESERLTIAADHSEGQT, from the coding sequence ATGCATCTCTCCCTATGGAAGCCCCTCTCCCactgcgccgccgtcctcctcgccaagaaccaccgccgccgcggcggcggcggcggaagcaatGGCCACCGCGGTGACGACCCGGCGTCGTTCCTCCGCCAGCTGCGCGACGCGCTCGACGCCGCGTCGGAGGACGGCTCGCTGTGCCCGCCCCCGGacgccgcgggcgcgggcgcggacgCCGACGCGGACGCCGCCGTGTCGCGCTCCCGCTCGCTCGCGCGGCTCCGGGCGCAGCGCGACTTCCTCCgcgccaccgcgctcgccgcggcgggcggcccGTTCCGCTCGCCCTCCGACATCccgctcctccccgccgccatcgccgggtTCCTCGCCATGTACCCGGACTACGCCACCACGTCCGACGTCGACCGCCTCCGCGTCGAGCACTACTCccacctcgacgccgccgcccccggcggcggcgcgggcggcaggGTCTGCCTCGACTACTGTGGTTTCGGCCTCTTCGACTCCGGCTgggactcctcctcctcgtccttcaCATTGTCCGAGCTCAATGCCAACCTCAGCAACCACGCGCTctacggcggcgccgaggccggCACGGTGGAGAACGACATCAAGGAGAGGATCCTCGAGTACCTGAACGTGCCGGCGAGCGAGTACGCGCTGGTGTTCACCGTGAGCCGGGGCTCGGCGTTCCGGCTCCTCGCCGAGTGCTACCCGTTCGAGACCAACCGGAGGCTGCTCACCATGTTCGACCACGAGAGCCAGTCCGTGAGCTGGATGGCGCAGAGCGCGCGGGCGAAGGGTGCCAAGACGCGCACCGCGTGGTTCCGGTGGCCGACATTGAAGCTCTGCTCGACGGAGCTGAGGAAGGAGATCGTCGGTAagaggagagggcggcgacgggatTCTGCGGTTGGTTTGTTTGTGTTCCCTGCACAATCTCGGGTGACCGGCGCCAAGTACTCCTACCAGTGGATGGCGCTGGCGCAGCAGAATGGCTGGCATGTGATGCTTGATGCAGGCGCACTGGGCCCCAAGGACATGGATTCTCTGGGGCTCTCGCTGTTCAGGCCGGATTTCATCATAACCTCGTTCTACCGGGTTTTCGGTGCAGACCCAACTGGGTTTGGTTGCCTTCTGATTAAGAAATCAGTTATTGGGAGCTTGCAGGGGAGGAATGGGTGTAATGCTTCTGGGATGGTGAGGATTGTTCCAGTGTTTCCGCAATATCTAAGTGATTCTGTTGATGGATTTGATGCAATGGATGGTCTCGAAGATGATTCTGGTGTCCACAAAGATGAGAAGCCAGCGTCTGATGCCCGTAATGGTTCGCAGCTGCCAGCATTTTCAGGTGTGTACACATCTGCTCAGGTCAGAGAGGCATTTGAGAGTGATCCTGGCCGTGACAGCAGCTCGGACAGGGATGGGGCGAGCACCATTTTTGAAGAAACTGAGAGCATCTCAGTTGGTGAGGTCATGAGGAGCCCGGCTTTCAGCGAAGATTGCTCTTCAGAGAATTCTTTCTGGGTTGATGTTGGCCAAAGCCCATTGGGGTCGGAGAAGGGTGGTCATTTCAAGAAAGGGAAACTTGGATCCCCATTACCATCTTCTTGGTTCGCTGGCAGAAAGAGTAACAAGAGGATGTCACCGAACCTAACATCCAGGATATCAAGAAGCCCTCTTTATGATGGTCAGGTGATATCTTTTGATGCAGCTGTATTATCAGTTTCACATGACGCGGACTGCCTCAAGGAAGACCCTGAAGAAGAAATCTATGAGAATGGTCGGCGGAATCACTTCAGGCAAGTTAGTGAAATTCAAGAGGAGCCAGAGGTTGAAGAAGTTGTATGTCAACATGCTATGAATGGCGGTGGGGATCACAAAGAAAGTGCGATAAGAAGGGAGACTGAAGGGGAATTTCGGCTTTTGGGAGGGAGGGATGGAAACAGCAGATTTGCTGGGGGTCGGCTCTTCGGTGTTGAAGAGATTGATGCAGGTTTAAGCATGGGCCGTAGGGTTTCATTCAGCACTGAAGCAAATATTATTGCGGATAGACTACACCGGGCCTCAGATGCTGCTGAAGCTTCTGGATATGCATTCCGTGATGATGATGGTTGTGTAAGTGATGGGTATGATAATGCTCAGGACTGGGGCAGGAGAGAGCCGGAGATAATATGCAGGCACATTGATCATGTTGATATGATGGGGCTTAACAGAACTACTCTTAGATTAAGATACCTGATCAATTGGCTAGTAACTTCACTGTTGCAGCTGAGGTTACCAGGCTCAAAAGGTGGTGATGGAGACCCCCTTGTCCACATTTATGGCCCAAAGATTAAGTACGAAAGGGGAGCTGCTGTTGCTTTCAATGTGAAGCAAAGTGATGGCACTTTTGTTAATGCTGAAGTTGTCCAGAAGATTGCGGAGAAGAATGGCATATCTCTTGGCATTGGTTTTCTCAGTCATATAAAGGTGGACCTGAACCACAAACAGTTAAATGGAGCATTCGATATACCTGAGGCTTCCTTCTATAAGAACGGCCGCAAAGACAGTAAAAAGGTGACCATAAGAGTTGAAGTTGTGACTGCTTCCCTTGGCTTCCTTACTAATTTTGAAGACGTGTACAATATGTGGGCATTTGTCGCCAAGTTTCTGGATCCTTCATTTCTAGAAAGTGAGCGCCTCACCATTGCTGCTGACCACTCAGAGGGACAAACTTGA